In Bordetella holmesii ATCC 51541, the following proteins share a genomic window:
- a CDS encoding dnaJ C terminal domain protein: MEFKDYYKILGVESSASEDDIRRAYRKLARKYHPDVSKEADTETRMREVNEAYDVLRDKEKRQAYDNLAAGVSPDGGFEPPPGWDQGFEFHYQPGEGDGDGRFSGFFSALFGGQQRNRARQENFRARGQDQHAAIEVDIDDALGGATREISLRSMQADAQGQPQIHTRTLSVNIPAGVREGQFIRLTGQGMPGYGGGEAGDLYLEIRFRAHDRYRAEGRDLYMELPITPWEAALGASIQIPTPGGQLEVSVPAGSKSGRKLRLRGRGIPGNPPGDLYLVLELALPPADTEAARQAYKTLAEQLPFNPRRHLGV; the protein is encoded by the coding sequence ATGGAGTTCAAGGACTACTACAAGATTCTCGGCGTGGAGAGCTCCGCCTCCGAAGACGACATTCGCCGCGCCTATCGCAAGCTCGCACGCAAGTATCATCCCGACGTCAGCAAAGAAGCGGACACCGAGACCCGCATGCGCGAGGTCAACGAAGCCTACGACGTTCTGCGCGACAAGGAGAAGCGACAAGCCTACGACAACCTGGCCGCAGGCGTGTCGCCCGATGGCGGGTTTGAGCCGCCGCCAGGCTGGGACCAGGGGTTCGAGTTTCATTACCAGCCCGGCGAAGGCGACGGCGACGGTCGGTTCAGCGGCTTCTTCTCGGCACTGTTCGGCGGCCAGCAACGCAACCGCGCCCGCCAGGAGAATTTCCGCGCGCGCGGGCAGGACCAGCACGCTGCCATCGAGGTCGACATCGACGATGCGCTGGGCGGCGCCACGCGTGAGATCAGCCTGCGTTCCATGCAGGCCGACGCCCAGGGCCAGCCGCAGATTCATACCCGCACGCTCAGCGTGAATATCCCTGCCGGGGTTCGGGAAGGACAGTTCATACGCTTGACCGGGCAGGGCATGCCCGGCTATGGCGGGGGCGAAGCGGGCGATCTTTATCTGGAAATCCGCTTTCGGGCCCACGATCGGTATCGCGCCGAGGGTCGCGATCTGTACATGGAGCTGCCTATCACCCCCTGGGAAGCCGCGCTGGGCGCTTCCATCCAGATCCCTACGCCGGGTGGCCAGTTGGAAGTGTCTGTGCCCGCCGGTTCGAAAAGTGGCCGCAAGTTGCGGCTGCGCGGCCGCGGAATCCCAGGCAATCCGCCGGGCGATCTCTATCTGGTGCTTGAGCTGGCGCTGCCGCCTGCCGACACGGAGGCGGCACGCCAGGCCTATAAAACGCTGGCTGAACAACTGCCGTTCAATCCGCGTCGCCATCTGGGGGTTTGA
- a CDS encoding merR HTH regulatory family protein translates to MKMKSVTITHTTVICPTDPLTAEELARACQAEIDWVVRLVEVGIVAAHGSHPAAWRFESADLSRALGARRLERDFGAGLDAAALILDMEQEIRRLKGQMRALGLSR, encoded by the coding sequence TTGAAGATGAAATCCGTCACCATCACGCACACCACCGTCATCTGCCCTACTGATCCGCTGACCGCCGAGGAGTTGGCTCGCGCCTGCCAGGCGGAGATCGATTGGGTCGTCCGCCTGGTCGAAGTGGGGATCGTTGCCGCGCACGGCAGTCACCCCGCGGCCTGGCGTTTCGAGAGCGCCGATCTGAGCCGTGCCCTGGGCGCGCGGCGTCTGGAGCGCGACTTTGGCGCGGGACTCGACGCGGCAGCGCTCATTCTGGACATGGAGCAGGAAATCCGCCGTCTCAAAGGGCAAATGCGCGCGCTTGGCCTGAGCCGATAA
- a CDS encoding azlC family protein, translating into MIGYFPVAVAFGIAASGVGLAPYQVILISTLVYAGASQFLLLASIKAGTPWIWVVALCSVLNARHLLYGPILARLLPPSLRTRLRLAFLLTDEVFATALHQLAEVSPAQRGRWMAALGLAAWLTWIAGTAVGVYAGDGLEQHYPVLSRVMRFALPALFLALVCQTAKRGLLRPLLAGFGVSALLTAGGFGTLGILLGALAGCLCFRKEKA; encoded by the coding sequence ATGATCGGCTACTTTCCTGTGGCGGTGGCCTTTGGTATTGCGGCGTCCGGGGTCGGTCTGGCACCTTACCAAGTCATCCTGATATCGACGCTGGTGTATGCCGGCGCAAGCCAGTTTCTGCTGCTGGCGTCCATCAAGGCGGGCACGCCCTGGATATGGGTGGTGGCCCTGTGCTCGGTGCTCAACGCACGGCATTTGCTCTATGGTCCCATCCTGGCCCGGCTGTTGCCGCCGTCACTGCGTACGCGGCTGCGGTTGGCGTTTCTGTTGACCGACGAAGTCTTCGCCACGGCACTGCATCAGCTCGCAGAGGTTTCGCCCGCGCAGCGCGGGCGCTGGATGGCGGCGCTGGGGCTGGCAGCCTGGTTGACATGGATCGCGGGTACGGCCGTCGGCGTGTATGCCGGCGACGGCCTGGAGCAGCACTATCCGGTGCTGTCGCGAGTCATGCGTTTTGCCCTGCCGGCGCTCTTTCTTGCTCTCGTATGTCAAACCGCCAAGCGCGGCCTGCTGCGGCCGCTGTTGGCCGGTTTCGGCGTCAGCGCGCTCTTGACGGCGGGGGGCTTTGGCACCCTGGGTATTTTGCTTGGCGCACTGGCCGGTTGCCTGTGCTTTCGCAAGGAAAAAGCATGA
- a CDS encoding branched-chain amino acid transport family protein, whose amino-acid sequence MSGGLQFWVAVLAMAVITYLTRGLPFMLSARNRLLRKLTEEGSRLSALGPALLAAIAAAVIVPDLWGEQRVADLAPYMAGLAATALTARLAGNSGVAVIAGLLVYGGVLAGLG is encoded by the coding sequence ATGAGCGGTGGGTTGCAATTCTGGGTGGCGGTGCTGGCGATGGCCGTCATCACCTATTTGACGCGCGGGCTGCCGTTCATGCTGTCGGCGCGCAACCGGCTGCTGCGTAAACTCACCGAAGAGGGGTCAAGATTGTCTGCCCTGGGCCCGGCGTTATTGGCCGCGATAGCCGCCGCCGTGATCGTGCCGGACCTCTGGGGGGAACAGCGCGTCGCCGATCTGGCTCCCTATATGGCGGGTCTGGCAGCGACAGCCTTGACCGCCCGGCTGGCCGGCAACAGCGGCGTGGCCGTTATTGCCGGGCTGCTTGTCTACGGCGGCGTGCTGGCGGGGCTCGGCTGA
- the pitA gene encoding low-affinity inorganic phosphate transporter 1, protein MLDLFSGLDLWVGLSLVLALAFVLAFEFINGFHDTANAVATVIYTKAMPPHLAVVLSGSFNFLGVLLGGVGVAYAIVYLLPVELLINVDTGRGLVMVYAMLAAAIAWNLGTWYFGIPASSSHTLIGSILGVGLANALLTDLPLSAGVNWGKAIDIGLSLLVSPIAGFVIAGGVLLLLKRFFPLSKMHKTPEQRRALDAKKHPPFWNRLVLVLSAMGVSFVHGSNDGQKGIGLIMLVLIGIVPAKFVLDVNATTYQIDRTRDAASHLSAFYERNAPTLGDYLALSRGGKGSDLPANFRCDPQLTTATIDALQTRLQGVHNYNELAPDSRVAVRRYLLCLDDTAKKVLAQQNLDTRERTDLQRLRADLTATTEYAPLWVIVAVALALGIGTMVGWRRVVHTVGEKIGKQGMTYAQGMSAQLTAVGAIGLANVFSLPVSTTHVLSSDVAGTMVANRSGLHGSTVRNILLAWVLTLPTSMLLAAGLYWLDLKIIG, encoded by the coding sequence ATGCTCGATCTCTTCTCCGGCCTGGACCTCTGGGTAGGTCTCAGCCTAGTCCTGGCCCTCGCTTTCGTTCTCGCTTTCGAATTCATCAACGGTTTTCACGATACGGCCAACGCGGTGGCCACCGTCATCTACACCAAGGCCATGCCGCCGCATCTGGCCGTCGTACTTTCCGGTTCCTTCAACTTTCTGGGCGTGCTGCTCGGTGGCGTAGGGGTGGCGTATGCCATCGTGTACCTATTGCCGGTCGAGCTGCTCATCAACGTCGACACCGGCCGCGGCCTGGTCATGGTGTACGCAATGCTGGCTGCCGCCATCGCCTGGAACCTCGGCACCTGGTATTTCGGCATTCCTGCCTCCAGTTCGCATACCCTGATCGGGTCCATCCTTGGCGTGGGATTGGCCAATGCGCTACTGACCGACCTGCCGCTGAGTGCAGGAGTGAACTGGGGCAAAGCCATCGACATCGGGTTGTCGCTGTTGGTTTCGCCTATCGCCGGCTTTGTCATCGCCGGTGGCGTCCTGTTGCTGCTCAAACGGTTTTTCCCGTTATCGAAAATGCACAAGACGCCGGAACAACGTCGCGCCCTCGACGCCAAGAAACACCCCCCTTTCTGGAACCGGCTGGTGTTGGTGCTTTCGGCCATGGGCGTGAGCTTCGTGCATGGCTCCAATGATGGGCAGAAAGGCATCGGATTGATCATGCTGGTGCTCATCGGCATCGTGCCGGCGAAGTTCGTGCTGGACGTCAACGCCACCACCTACCAGATCGACCGCACCCGCGATGCCGCCTCCCACTTGTCGGCCTTCTATGAGCGCAACGCCCCCACGTTGGGCGACTATCTTGCCTTGTCGCGAGGCGGCAAGGGCAGCGACCTGCCGGCCAACTTCCGCTGTGACCCTCAACTGACCACGGCCACCATAGACGCGCTGCAGACCCGCCTCCAAGGCGTGCACAACTACAACGAACTGGCTCCAGACAGCCGCGTAGCCGTTCGCCGCTATCTGCTCTGTCTGGACGACACCGCCAAGAAAGTGCTTGCGCAGCAAAATCTCGATACGCGCGAACGCACCGATTTGCAGCGCCTACGCGCCGATCTCACCGCCACGACCGAGTACGCCCCATTGTGGGTGATCGTGGCCGTCGCCCTGGCGCTGGGGATAGGCACCATGGTGGGATGGCGGCGTGTGGTGCATACCGTCGGTGAAAAAATCGGCAAGCAAGGTATGACCTACGCTCAGGGGATGTCAGCGCAACTTACCGCGGTGGGTGCCATCGGGCTGGCCAATGTCTTCAGCCTGCCCGTGTCGACCACGCATGTGTTGTCTTCCGACGTGGCCGGGACCATGGTCGCCAACCGCAGCGGCCTGCATGGCAGCACGGTGCGCAACATTCTGTTGGCCTGGGTGTTGACTCTGCCGACCTCGATGCTGCTGGCAGCCGGACTGTATTGGCTGGACCTGAAGATCATCGGCTGA
- a CDS encoding molybdenum cofactor synthesis domain protein → MSPIRRNHPDELIVGLVSVSDRASAGVYADQGLPALRDWLGQALVSPWQAVEQLVPDEREAIASALVALVDQAGCDLVLTTGGTGPSRRDVTPEATLDVATRQMPGFGEQMRQISLQFVPTAILSRQVGVLRESAGHAALILNLPGQPKAIRETLEGLRNDDGSARVPGIFAAVPYCIDLIGGPYIETREAIVKAFRPKSALRPARG, encoded by the coding sequence ATGTCCCCCATTCGCCGTAATCACCCCGACGAGCTGATTGTTGGACTGGTTTCGGTCTCCGATCGGGCAAGCGCCGGGGTGTATGCCGATCAAGGTCTGCCCGCGCTGCGCGACTGGCTGGGTCAGGCGCTGGTCTCGCCCTGGCAGGCGGTCGAGCAACTGGTGCCGGACGAGCGCGAGGCCATTGCCTCGGCGCTGGTTGCGCTGGTGGATCAGGCCGGTTGCGACCTGGTTCTCACCACCGGCGGCACGGGGCCGTCGCGGCGCGATGTCACGCCCGAAGCCACGCTGGACGTGGCGACGCGCCAGATGCCCGGTTTCGGGGAGCAAATGCGCCAGATCAGCCTGCAGTTCGTACCCACGGCCATTCTGTCGAGGCAAGTGGGCGTGTTGCGCGAGAGCGCCGGTCATGCGGCCTTGATCCTGAACCTGCCGGGTCAGCCCAAGGCTATCCGCGAGACACTGGAAGGCTTGCGCAACGACGATGGTTCGGCCCGGGTGCCGGGCATATTTGCGGCGGTGCCTTATTGTATAGACCTCATAGGCGGGCCGTATATCGAGACGCGCGAGGCCATCGTCAAAGCGTTTCGGCCCAAGTCCGCGTTGCGACCCGCCCGAGGTTGA
- a CDS encoding putative exported protein: MTLRIAFIVALAAPLAACVTAQNIRSLDPLFYGSTQRSAQQYTECVSAAWKGMGVNFTQQPLRDGLELVVDGSLGVEAVLSASTYRGKTDVKLASRLPQRSQPLVESANLCL, translated from the coding sequence ATGACCCTTCGTATCGCCTTCATCGTCGCGCTGGCCGCACCCTTGGCCGCCTGCGTGACCGCCCAGAATATCCGGTCGCTCGATCCGTTGTTCTATGGCTCCACCCAACGCAGTGCCCAGCAATATACCGAGTGTGTGAGTGCGGCCTGGAAAGGGATGGGGGTCAATTTCACCCAGCAACCACTGCGCGACGGGCTGGAGCTAGTGGTCGATGGCTCGCTGGGTGTTGAGGCGGTGCTCAGCGCCAGCACCTATCGTGGCAAGACGGACGTGAAGCTGGCTTCGCGTCTGCCGCAGCGTTCGCAGCCCTTGGTCGAATCGGCCAATCTTTGCCTGTGA
- a CDS encoding peptidase M23 family protein, producing MAAVLAQTRGYIARSLNQPVPGGVAVVDLGVAGKAPAATFQARPVLVVRDSDTRWVAVVGLSLKVPVGQQKLSVTQNGAARELAFAVRGKEYAAQHITLKNRRQVNPDPQDLKRIERELAAQNAAYAAFRADVTPSNVILDRPVRGGRLSSPFGLRRFFNGQERNPHSGLDFAVPAGTPIRAPAAGKVVLVGDYFFNGKTLFIDHGQGPISMFAHLSAIDVELGEEVARGALVGKVGATGRATGPHLHWNVSLNDARVDPAIFIQ from the coding sequence ATGGCTGCCGTGCTTGCCCAGACGCGGGGTTATATTGCCCGCAGTCTCAACCAGCCTGTGCCGGGTGGCGTGGCCGTCGTCGACCTGGGTGTCGCGGGCAAGGCCCCGGCGGCTACCTTTCAGGCTCGCCCGGTGCTGGTGGTGCGTGACAGTGACACGCGCTGGGTGGCCGTGGTTGGCCTGAGCTTGAAAGTGCCCGTGGGGCAGCAGAAGCTGTCGGTCACCCAAAACGGCGCCGCGCGTGAACTGGCCTTTGCCGTGCGCGGCAAAGAGTATGCCGCGCAGCACATCACGCTCAAGAACCGGCGTCAGGTCAACCCCGATCCGCAGGACCTCAAACGCATCGAGCGGGAGTTGGCCGCGCAGAATGCCGCGTATGCCGCGTTCCGTGCCGATGTCACGCCCAGCAATGTCATCCTGGATCGTCCTGTGCGGGGCGGCCGTCTGTCCAGCCCATTCGGGTTGAGGCGGTTTTTCAACGGCCAGGAGCGCAACCCTCATTCGGGGCTGGACTTTGCAGTGCCGGCCGGCACGCCCATCAGGGCACCGGCAGCGGGCAAGGTGGTGCTGGTAGGGGATTATTTTTTCAATGGCAAGACGCTGTTCATCGATCACGGACAAGGGCCGATCAGCATGTTTGCCCATTTGTCGGCCATCGACGTCGAACTGGGTGAGGAGGTCGCGCGCGGTGCCTTGGTGGGCAAGGTGGGTGCCACGGGGCGGGCGACCGGACCGCATCTGCACTGGAATGTCAGCCTCAACGATGCGCGCGTCGATCCGGCAATTTTTATCCAATAA
- a CDS encoding translation initiation factor IF-1, with protein MAKEELIELQGIVDEVLPDSRYRVTLDNGVEVGAYASGRMRKHRIRILAGDRVTLEISPYDLTKGRINFRHKDERPSSSPSRPMVRR; from the coding sequence ATGGCGAAAGAAGAACTCATCGAGCTGCAAGGCATCGTCGACGAAGTGCTGCCCGACAGCCGCTACCGCGTCACCCTGGACAACGGCGTTGAAGTCGGCGCTTACGCCTCTGGCCGTATGCGCAAGCACCGCATCCGCATCCTGGCTGGCGACCGCGTCACCCTGGAAATATCGCCGTATGATCTGACCAAAGGGCGCATCAACTTCCGTCACAAAGACGAACGCCCCTCTTCCAGCCCGTCGCGTCCGATGGTGCGCCGCTGA
- a CDS encoding eamA-like transporter family protein, translating into MVVITMVWGGTFLLVQLAMQYSGALFFVGCRFAAAAVAVGVLSWRILPGMTRQDLIAGAGIGSMIALGYGLQTMGLRHIPSSESGLLTGLYVPLVPLLQWVFWRRRPHLMCLAGAVCAFAGLSCFAGTGFSLSFSYGQLLTLAGALAIAVEIVLISHFAPRVNLRRVTVAQLAFAALFAFMLMPVAGETTIPPFSWPLLGLAAGMGLASAAIQATMNWAQKTVEPSRAAIIYAGEPIWAAAFGRLAGERLPPLALMGGALIVLGIIVSESRPRWLRSGPFRSRKKTPGA; encoded by the coding sequence ATGGTGGTCATCACCATGGTCTGGGGCGGTACTTTTCTTTTGGTGCAGTTGGCGATGCAATACAGCGGAGCGCTGTTTTTCGTCGGCTGCCGTTTTGCCGCGGCGGCAGTGGCCGTTGGCGTGCTGTCATGGCGCATTCTGCCGGGGATGACCCGGCAGGATCTGATCGCCGGCGCGGGCATTGGATCCATGATCGCGCTGGGTTATGGGCTGCAGACCATGGGCCTGCGCCACATACCAAGCTCCGAATCCGGCCTGTTGACAGGGTTGTACGTGCCCCTGGTCCCCTTGTTGCAATGGGTATTCTGGCGGCGCCGCCCGCATCTGATGTGCCTGGCGGGTGCGGTATGTGCATTTGCCGGGTTGTCGTGCTTTGCCGGCACCGGGTTCAGCCTGTCGTTTTCTTATGGCCAATTGCTGACGCTGGCTGGCGCATTGGCCATTGCCGTCGAAATTGTGTTGATCAGCCACTTTGCCCCGCGCGTGAATCTGCGCCGGGTCACTGTGGCACAACTGGCATTTGCTGCGCTGTTTGCTTTTATGCTCATGCCTGTGGCTGGTGAAACCACCATACCGCCGTTTTCCTGGCCGCTGCTGGGTTTGGCGGCCGGCATGGGATTGGCCAGTGCCGCCATCCAGGCCACCATGAATTGGGCGCAGAAGACCGTGGAGCCCTCGCGCGCGGCCATTATTTATGCCGGCGAGCCCATATGGGCCGCGGCCTTTGGCCGGCTGGCAGGCGAGCGGCTGCCGCCACTGGCGCTGATGGGCGGTGCGTTGATTGTGTTGGGTATCATCGTCAGCGAGTCGCGGCCGCGATGGTTGAGATCCGGGCCCTTCCGATCGCGCAAAAAAACGCCCGGCGCATGA
- a CDS encoding tripartite tricarboxylate transporter TctA family protein, translated as MAIGIPENAVMALMLAAFIVKGIQPGPNMIATHPDLFWGLVASMWVGNCFLLLLNVPLVRYWLSVFKIPYTVLFPSILFFCCIGTYSINNSLDDIFITAFFGAIGYIFMRLGMEPAPLMLEFILGPMLEENFRRAMLLSRGDFGIFVTRPISGTLLGVIALIILFQFRGFLRKRKQTEPLPSHADQA; from the coding sequence ATGGCCATCGGCATTCCCGAAAACGCCGTGATGGCCCTGATGCTGGCAGCCTTCATCGTCAAGGGAATTCAACCCGGCCCCAACATGATTGCCACCCATCCTGATCTGTTCTGGGGTCTGGTAGCCAGCATGTGGGTGGGCAATTGCTTCCTGCTCCTGCTCAACGTGCCGCTGGTGCGTTACTGGTTGTCGGTATTCAAGATCCCGTACACGGTGCTGTTCCCGTCCATTCTGTTTTTCTGCTGCATCGGCACCTACAGCATCAACAACAGCCTGGACGATATCTTCATCACCGCCTTCTTTGGCGCCATCGGCTACATCTTCATGCGTCTGGGCATGGAGCCTGCGCCGCTGATGCTGGAATTCATTCTGGGCCCCATGCTGGAGGAAAACTTCCGTCGCGCCATGTTGCTCAGCCGCGGCGACTTCGGCATTTTCGTGACCCGCCCCATCAGCGGCACGCTGCTAGGCGTCATCGCGTTGATCATCCTGTTCCAGTTCCGCGGCTTTCTGCGCAAACGAAAACAGACGGAGCCACTGCCGAGTCATGCCGACCAGGCCTGA
- a CDS encoding integrase core domain protein encodes MENAYIESFNGKFRDECLNEHWFLSLRQAKSLIENWRVEYNTDRPHSALGYLTPAQFVQAHQKEGLLPLGSMSVPY; translated from the coding sequence GTGGAGAACGCTTATATCGAAAGTTTCAACGGCAAGTTCCGCGACGAATGCCTTAACGAGCACTGGTTCTTGTCCCTGCGACAGGCTAAAAGCTTGATCGAAAACTGGCGAGTCGAGTACAACACCGATCGGCCTCACAGCGCGCTCGGATATTTAACGCCGGCGCAATTCGTGCAGGCTCATCAGAAAGAAGGTCTTTTACCCCTGGGCTCTATGTCGGTGCCGTACTAA
- a CDS encoding integrase core domain protein produces the protein MTERSMGVTRACGLVGISRSLFAYESTRSGDAALTERMKEMAVAKRRYGYRRIHVLLRREGWQANHKRIWRLYSLAGLSVRKRKRKRIAATERVVRPAAIAPNQSWSMDFVADGLAYGRRFRCLTIVDDYTRECLAIEVDTSLPGLRVAMVLQRLAEMRGLPRSITVDNGPEFAGRALDAWGPTKQA, from the coding sequence ATGACCGAGCGCAGCATGGGTGTTACCCGGGCCTGTGGGCTGGTAGGAATTTCGCGGTCGCTGTTTGCCTACGAGAGCACACGCTCAGGCGATGCTGCGCTGACCGAGCGCATGAAAGAGATGGCAGTGGCGAAACGACGCTACGGCTATCGGAGGATCCATGTGCTCTTACGTCGCGAAGGCTGGCAAGCAAATCACAAGCGAATCTGGCGGCTGTACAGTCTGGCAGGGTTAAGCGTGCGAAAACGAAAGCGTAAGCGAATCGCGGCGACCGAGCGCGTGGTTCGCCCAGCGGCAATCGCGCCGAATCAGAGTTGGTCAATGGACTTTGTGGCCGACGGCCTAGCCTATGGCCGCCGATTCCGCTGTTTGACTATCGTCGATGACTACACTCGCGAATGCCTGGCCATCGAGGTCGATACGTCGTTGCCGGGACTGCGTGTTGCCATGGTGCTGCAACGGCTGGCGGAGATGCGTGGCCTGCCGCGATCTATTACCGTGGACAACGGGCCAGAGTTCGCCGGAAGAGCCTTGGACGCCTGGGGGCCTACCAAGCAGGCGTAA
- a CDS encoding tripartite tricarboxylate transporter TctA family protein, whose amino-acid sequence MTEILNNLAFGFEHALTLQNLMYCAIGCVVGTLIGLLPGLGPLSTISLLLPLTYSIPTGGALIMLAGIYYGAQYGDSVSAITMKIPHASSIVACIDGYAMNLKGKTGLALFTAGVSSFIGGTVAIIVLATMAPALGEVGLLFGPADYCALMLLGFFCVSFVSAGNLLNGLAMAMIGVLLGVVGTDVNSGMPRYTLDLVFLQDGIGLISIALGCFGIAEIVKNLDNRNTLTPFNGKIKLMPTWPEFKRIIPSALRGSVIGSILGILPGGGPTIAQFAAYAADKRFSKYRHEIGTGAIEGVAGQAAADESAART is encoded by the coding sequence ATGACTGAAATCCTGAACAATCTCGCGTTCGGCTTCGAACATGCGCTGACGCTGCAGAACCTGATGTACTGCGCGATCGGCTGCGTCGTGGGCACCCTGATCGGTCTACTGCCGGGCCTCGGTCCGCTGTCGACCATCAGCCTGCTGCTGCCCCTGACATACTCCATCCCCACCGGCGGAGCGCTGATCATGCTCGCCGGCATTTACTACGGCGCGCAGTATGGCGACAGCGTCAGCGCCATCACGATGAAGATCCCACACGCCAGCAGTATCGTGGCGTGTATCGATGGCTATGCCATGAACCTCAAGGGCAAAACCGGTCTGGCCTTGTTCACCGCAGGGGTGTCGAGCTTCATCGGCGGAACCGTGGCCATCATCGTGCTTGCAACCATGGCCCCTGCTCTGGGTGAAGTTGGCCTGCTTTTCGGCCCGGCCGACTATTGCGCGCTGATGCTGTTGGGCTTTTTCTGCGTGAGTTTCGTCAGCGCAGGCAATCTGCTCAACGGCCTGGCCATGGCCATGATCGGCGTTCTGCTGGGGGTGGTCGGCACCGACGTCAACAGCGGCATGCCGCGCTATACCTTGGACCTGGTCTTCCTGCAGGATGGCATCGGCCTGATCAGTATCGCCCTGGGCTGCTTCGGCATCGCGGAAATCGTCAAAAACCTCGACAACCGCAACACGCTCACGCCCTTTAACGGCAAGATCAAGCTCATGCCGACCTGGCCCGAGTTCAAGCGCATCATCCCCAGCGCCCTGCGTGGCAGCGTGATCGGTTCGATACTGGGCATCCTGCCCGGCGGCGGCCCGACCATCGCCCAGTTCGCTGCCTATGCGGCAGACAAGCGCTTCAGCAAGTACCGCCACGAGATCGGCACCGGCGCCATCGAGGGTGTGGCCGGACAGGCCGCGGCCGACGAATCCGCCGCACGCACCTGA
- a CDS encoding tripartite tricarboxylate transporter TctB family protein: protein MNLTNRSFVRGLFIMLIALVFGGAALRYPLGTFSRSGPGLFPLMISIMLFLVGLATVIRARFAAPEPLNYNFKNILIILVALCGFVVVSHFLSMLLGIAFLVFVSTLAGTSYSVVRNLKISAGLIAVAFGFKYLLGLNLPLL from the coding sequence ATGAACCTGACCAATCGCAGTTTTGTTCGCGGCCTGTTCATCATGCTGATCGCGCTGGTGTTCGGAGGCGCAGCCTTGCGCTACCCGCTTGGCACGTTTAGCCGTTCAGGCCCCGGCCTGTTCCCGCTGATGATCAGCATCATGTTGTTTCTGGTCGGCCTGGCCACGGTGATCCGCGCGCGTTTCGCCGCCCCCGAGCCGCTTAACTACAACTTCAAGAACATCCTCATCATTCTGGTCGCTCTCTGCGGCTTCGTGGTGGTGTCGCACTTTCTCAGCATGCTGCTGGGCATTGCGTTCCTGGTCTTCGTCTCGACGCTGGCTGGCACCTCCTACTCGGTAGTGCGCAACCTGAAGATCTCGGCAGGCCTGATCGCCGTGGCCTTCGGCTTCAAATACCTCCTCGGTCTGAATCTGCCCCTGCTATGA
- a CDS encoding acetyltransferase family protein, which yields MSFPPLNIRPFAPQDEQAVIGLWRDCGLTRPWNDPHKDVQRKLTVQPEWFLEGQAQERVVATVMAGYDGHRGWVNYLAVDPLFQKRGYGRALMEAVQARLLAAGCPKINLLVRSDNAAVQHFYHALGFTPDDVISLGKRLIPDAGDQALR from the coding sequence ATGAGTTTTCCACCGTTGAACATCCGCCCCTTCGCGCCGCAGGACGAGCAAGCCGTCATCGGTCTATGGCGCGATTGCGGGCTGACGCGTCCATGGAATGACCCGCACAAAGATGTGCAACGCAAGCTGACGGTGCAGCCGGAGTGGTTTCTGGAGGGGCAGGCGCAGGAGCGCGTGGTGGCGACCGTCATGGCGGGCTATGACGGACACCGGGGCTGGGTCAACTATCTGGCGGTAGACCCGTTGTTCCAGAAGCGTGGCTACGGGCGGGCCTTGATGGAGGCGGTGCAGGCGCGCTTGCTCGCGGCCGGCTGCCCCAAGATCAATCTTCTGGTGCGGAGCGACAATGCCGCGGTACAGCATTTCTATCACGCCCTGGGCTTTACGCCGGATGACGTCATCAGCCTGGGCAAGCGCCTGATCCCGGATGCCGGCGACCAGGCGCTGCGCTGA